A single window of Nicotiana sylvestris chromosome 3, ASM39365v2, whole genome shotgun sequence DNA harbors:
- the LOC104226933 gene encoding uncharacterized protein, which produces MPNRVTARAKSFSSQPSLAQKLIDDPVDPKNAQCSVTCVYQSHIGGYWRNVTVIWRKHLMNHSLTVSVDSVENNDHQTCKIDLKPWHFWAKKGYKTFEVDGNQLEAYWDLRSAKFSGSPEPYKDFYVALVSDEEVVMLLGDYKKKAYKRTKSRPALVDALLFYKKEHVFGKKSFSTRAKFDNNKKESDIVVESSTSGPRDPEMWISIDGIVLIHIKNLQWKFRGNQTVLVNKQHVQVFWDVHSWLFSSPGSSHGLFIFKPGELELDSDKDGSSVGGESDCSDHTKYYSTLSHSKAAPFCLFLCAWKIE; this is translated from the coding sequence ATGCCTAATCGTGTTACGGCAAGGGCAAAATCATTTTCTTCCCAACCATCTTTAGCTCAAAAACTAATAGATGATCCTGTAGATCCTAAAAACGCCCAGTGTAGCGTTACATGCGTTTATCAGTCTCATATTGGAGGATATTGGCGTAACGTGACTGTTATATGGAGAAAGCATTTGATGAATCATAGTCTCACCGTATCCGTCGATAGCGTAGAAAACAATGATCACCAAACTTGCAAAATTGATCTTAAACCTTGGCATTTTTGGGCGAAAAAAGGTTACAAAACATTTGAGGTTGATGGAAATCAATTGGAGGCATACTGGGACCTAAGATCAGCAAAATTTTCAGGGAGTCCAGAACCATATAAAGATTTCTACGTTGCCTTAGTTTCAGATGAAGAAGTTGTCATGTTATTAGGTGATTACAAGAAAAAAGCCTACAAAAGAACAAAATCAAGACCAGCTTTAGTAGATGCCTTATTGTTTTATAAAAAAGAACATGTATTTGGCAAGAAAAGTTTCTCAACAAGGGCTAAATTTGATAACAACAAAAAAGAAAGTGATATTGTGGTAGAAAGCTCAACTTCAGGGCCAAGAGATCCTGAAATGTGGATAAGTATAGATGGGATTGTTTTGATTCACATAAAGAATTTGCAATGGAAATTCAGGGGAAATCAGACAGTACTAGTGAACAAGCAGCATGTACAAGTATTTTGGGATGTGCATTCTTGGTTGTTTAGTTCACCTGGTTCTAGCCATGGATTGTTCATTTTCAAGCCAGGGGAACTTGAGTTGGATAGTGACAAAGATGGAAGTAGCGTTGGAGGCGAAAGCGATTGCAGCGACCATACCAAGTATTACTCGACGTTGAGCCACTCTAAAGCCGCACCCTTTTGCCTTTTCTTGTGTGCCTGGAAGATTGAGTGA